Proteins from one Bos indicus x Bos taurus breed Angus x Brahman F1 hybrid chromosome 19, Bos_hybrid_MaternalHap_v2.0, whole genome shotgun sequence genomic window:
- the RAMP2 gene encoding receptor activity-modifying protein 2 isoform X1 — translation MASLRAEHAVGGSWLPATRSGRPAALRLLLLLGAVLKPQESLAQLLPTPDSSKSEASLPTGKTVLETYGTNVLQCWHDYKVQMDSIKKDWCDWALISRPYSFLRDCLEKGAEEFGLGFPNPWAEEIIFETHNIHFANCSLVQPTFSDPPEDVLLAMIIAPICLIPFLVTLVVWRSKDSEAQT, via the exons ATGGCCTCGCTCCGGGCGGAGCACGCTGTCGGCGGCTCATGGCTCCCCGCCACCCGCTCCGGGCGACCGGCTGCGctccgcctcctcctcctgctgggCG CTGTCCTGAAGCCCCAGGAATCCCTGGCTCAGCTTCTTCCCACCCCAGACAGCTCCAAGTCAGAAG CATCTCTACCCACAGGGAAAACGGTGTTGGAGACCTATGGGACAAATGTCCTACAATGTTGGCACGATTATAAGGTTCAAATGGATTCTATCAAGAAGGACTGGTGTGATTGGGCCCTGATTAGCAG GCCTTATAGCTTCCTTCGAGACTGCTTGGAAAAGGGTGCAGAAGAGTTTGGCCTGGGCTTCCCCAATCCCTGGGCGGAAGAGATCATCTTTGAGACTCACAACATCCACTTTGCCAACTGCTCCTTGGTGCAACCCACCTTCTCAGACCCCCCAGAGGATGTGCTCCTGGCCATGATCATAGCCCCTATCTGCCTCATCCCCTTCCTCGTCACCCTCGTGGTGTGGAGGAGTAAAGACAGTGAAGCGCAGACCTAG
- the RAMP2 gene encoding receptor activity-modifying protein 2 isoform X2: MASLRAEHAVGGSWLPATRSGRPAALRLLLLLGAVLKPQESLAQLLPTPDSSKSEGKTVLETYGTNVLQCWHDYKVQMDSIKKDWCDWALISRPYSFLRDCLEKGAEEFGLGFPNPWAEEIIFETHNIHFANCSLVQPTFSDPPEDVLLAMIIAPICLIPFLVTLVVWRSKDSEAQT; this comes from the exons ATGGCCTCGCTCCGGGCGGAGCACGCTGTCGGCGGCTCATGGCTCCCCGCCACCCGCTCCGGGCGACCGGCTGCGctccgcctcctcctcctgctgggCG CTGTCCTGAAGCCCCAGGAATCCCTGGCTCAGCTTCTTCCCACCCCAGACAGCTCCAAGTCAGAAG GGAAAACGGTGTTGGAGACCTATGGGACAAATGTCCTACAATGTTGGCACGATTATAAGGTTCAAATGGATTCTATCAAGAAGGACTGGTGTGATTGGGCCCTGATTAGCAG GCCTTATAGCTTCCTTCGAGACTGCTTGGAAAAGGGTGCAGAAGAGTTTGGCCTGGGCTTCCCCAATCCCTGGGCGGAAGAGATCATCTTTGAGACTCACAACATCCACTTTGCCAACTGCTCCTTGGTGCAACCCACCTTCTCAGACCCCCCAGAGGATGTGCTCCTGGCCATGATCATAGCCCCTATCTGCCTCATCCCCTTCCTCGTCACCCTCGTGGTGTGGAGGAGTAAAGACAGTGAAGCGCAGACCTAG